A single genomic interval of Chitinophaga sp. 180180018-3 harbors:
- a CDS encoding DUF1543 domain-containing protein, whose protein sequence is MAQLKLFMVLIGCKPEGRHTEQHDIFFGIGSELRDLIPDMLAFWPEANGKLHIDGWREVNYVDQYQVKVVEKQAAAREAAQLFFLNLGGYKPGEMEEFHYKIVSVKKDIGEAIRAAKETTFFKHTTFEDATSHVDDKYGVDVDDIYAVKDILPAHLKEKYTLEISPAGEATSDQLYLGYFQLSKI, encoded by the coding sequence ATGGCGCAGTTAAAATTGTTTATGGTATTGATCGGATGCAAACCGGAAGGGCGGCATACTGAACAGCATGATATATTCTTTGGCATTGGCAGTGAGCTGAGGGACCTGATCCCTGATATGCTGGCATTCTGGCCGGAGGCAAACGGGAAGTTACATATCGATGGCTGGAGGGAAGTTAATTACGTGGATCAGTACCAGGTGAAAGTGGTGGAAAAGCAGGCAGCAGCGAGGGAAGCAGCGCAGTTGTTCTTCCTGAACCTTGGCGGGTATAAGCCAGGCGAGATGGAAGAGTTTCACTACAAGATTGTTAGTGTGAAGAAAGATATCGGAGAAGCTATCCGTGCTGCCAAGGAAACTACGTTTTTTAAGCATACCACCTTTGAGGATGCTACCTCACATGTGGATGATAAATACGGTGTAGATGTGGATGATATTTATGCTGTGAAAGATATTTTGCCTGCGCATCTCAAGGAAAAATACACCCTGGAGATCAGTCCCGCGGGGGAAGCCACATCCGATCAGTTATACCTGGGATATTTTCAGCTGAGTAAGATATAG
- a CDS encoding GH116 family glycosyl-hydrolase, with translation MGIERRKFLRNVTLTMAGALSARLPVLGRSIANGALLLSKAPDAAWIASLYERGNVTTYLKSKNELQYIGMPVGGIMCGTLYLGGDGRLWLWDVFNKNQEGIEPKVVDYNADVLGGGKKVRSRDGACYIAPSKNIRPLDQGFALQLTYGEHTVIRKLDEESWPEISFEATYPMAVIRYIDPALPVQLSLTAYSPFIPLNEDDSGLPVTILSFEIKNTGKVPVTATLLGWLENKTAIYSAGDAQERVNTIVGGQRWKGVQATVRTKEGDDAAFRRQYDYGDMCIAGEHDAVLNTAMPDGQLAGAYFTQAYTQPSVKDTHTKLVASVATRRSILPGKAIRTNYVISWHTPNLHFKDIQGEGRYYANKFPDAVAVMQYVQDNRERLGRESRLWKETWYNATLPWWFMERTFMNISTLATTTAHRFRSGRFYAWEGVGACEGTCTHVWQYAQAVGRIFPALERDTRSRVDLGIAQMPDGGILFRGEAEKRPAIDGQAGTVLRIYREHQMSRDHAFLQQNWPNIKKAVQFIINQDRNGDGMEDVPMENTLDAVWDGEIAWIVGLCIAAVKAAGLMAAEMKDTAFETICNDYTEKGRRNMETQLFNGEYFIHQPDKVKGRSVIGSYNTCHIDQVYGQSWAFQVGMDRVISQDKTLSALKALYRYNFMKDVGPYIAAHPGGRPYALAGEAGMVMNTNPRKEEFPFGIKDAWQLGYFNECMTGFEHQVASHMMAEGMTEEALTLTRAVHDRYHAAKRNPFNEIECSDHYARAMASYGTFITACGFRYHGPKGYIAFAPAMNAQQFKAPFVTAEGWGTYSQEKGRHSLQLKYGVLQLQTLCFPHKGAKQVLLGDKKTPVPFSETNSEVVIQLAKPVRVEAGQTFYITIV, from the coding sequence ATGGGTATTGAAAGAAGGAAATTTTTAAGAAATGTTACACTGACGATGGCTGGCGCATTATCCGCCCGCCTGCCGGTGCTGGGCCGTTCTATCGCTAATGGAGCGTTGCTGCTCTCCAAGGCTCCGGATGCAGCCTGGATCGCTTCCCTGTATGAAAGAGGAAACGTTACCACTTATCTGAAAAGCAAAAATGAGCTGCAATACATCGGGATGCCGGTAGGAGGCATCATGTGCGGTACGCTCTACCTGGGCGGCGATGGCAGGCTATGGCTCTGGGATGTATTCAACAAAAATCAGGAAGGGATAGAACCTAAGGTGGTCGACTATAACGCAGATGTGCTGGGAGGTGGAAAGAAAGTGCGTTCCAGGGATGGCGCCTGTTACATCGCTCCCTCGAAGAATATCCGTCCGCTTGATCAGGGATTTGCATTGCAGCTCACCTACGGCGAACACACTGTGATACGTAAGCTCGATGAAGAAAGCTGGCCGGAAATTAGTTTTGAGGCCACCTATCCCATGGCGGTGATCAGGTATATCGATCCTGCATTGCCGGTGCAACTCAGCCTGACAGCCTATTCCCCGTTTATTCCGCTGAATGAAGACGATTCCGGTTTGCCGGTTACCATCCTTTCATTTGAGATAAAGAATACCGGCAAAGTTCCTGTTACGGCTACCTTGCTGGGATGGCTGGAAAATAAAACAGCTATCTACTCCGCAGGCGATGCGCAGGAAAGAGTAAATACCATCGTTGGCGGACAACGCTGGAAAGGTGTACAGGCAACTGTGCGCACCAAAGAGGGCGATGATGCTGCATTCCGCCGTCAGTACGATTATGGTGATATGTGTATTGCAGGTGAGCATGATGCCGTTCTCAATACAGCTATGCCGGATGGACAACTGGCAGGTGCATATTTTACACAGGCTTATACACAACCCTCCGTAAAAGATACGCATACCAAACTGGTAGCATCTGTTGCCACCCGGCGCAGCATACTACCGGGTAAGGCTATACGAACTAACTATGTTATTTCGTGGCATACGCCCAATTTACATTTCAAAGACATACAGGGCGAAGGCAGGTATTATGCTAATAAATTTCCGGATGCAGTAGCGGTGATGCAGTATGTGCAGGACAACCGGGAAAGGTTGGGCCGGGAAAGCCGCCTGTGGAAAGAAACCTGGTACAACGCCACCTTGCCGTGGTGGTTTATGGAGCGTACGTTCATGAATATTTCTACCCTGGCTACTACCACCGCGCATCGTTTCCGCTCGGGCCGTTTCTATGCCTGGGAAGGCGTTGGCGCCTGCGAGGGCACCTGTACGCATGTGTGGCAGTACGCGCAGGCAGTGGGCCGCATCTTCCCTGCGCTGGAGCGGGATACCCGCAGCCGGGTAGACCTGGGCATTGCCCAGATGCCGGACGGCGGCATCCTGTTCAGAGGCGAAGCTGAGAAAAGACCGGCTATCGACGGGCAGGCCGGCACAGTACTGCGTATTTACCGTGAGCACCAGATGAGCAGGGATCATGCTTTCCTGCAACAAAACTGGCCTAATATCAAAAAGGCCGTGCAGTTCATCATCAACCAGGACCGCAATGGCGATGGTATGGAAGATGTTCCCATGGAAAATACACTGGATGCTGTATGGGACGGGGAAATTGCCTGGATAGTGGGGCTGTGCATTGCAGCGGTGAAGGCAGCCGGACTGATGGCTGCAGAAATGAAGGATACCGCTTTTGAAACTATCTGTAACGACTATACGGAGAAAGGCAGGCGGAATATGGAAACGCAGTTATTCAATGGAGAGTACTTCATCCATCAGCCGGATAAAGTCAAAGGCCGTTCTGTAATAGGTTCTTATAATACCTGTCATATCGACCAGGTATATGGCCAGAGCTGGGCTTTCCAGGTGGGTATGGACCGCGTTATCAGTCAGGATAAAACCTTATCGGCTTTGAAAGCGCTGTATCGCTATAATTTTATGAAAGATGTAGGGCCTTACATTGCTGCTCATCCCGGAGGCCGGCCATATGCGCTCGCCGGAGAGGCAGGGATGGTGATGAATACTAATCCCCGCAAAGAAGAGTTTCCGTTTGGTATTAAAGATGCCTGGCAGCTGGGATACTTTAACGAATGCATGACAGGATTCGAGCACCAGGTAGCATCGCATATGATGGCGGAGGGCATGACGGAAGAAGCGTTGACGCTTACCCGTGCCGTGCATGATCGCTATCATGCGGCCAAACGCAACCCCTTCAATGAAATAGAGTGCAGCGACCACTATGCACGTGCAATGGCCAGCTACGGCACATTTATCACTGCCTGTGGTTTCCGTTATCATGGGCCTAAAGGATATATTGCCTTTGCACCTGCCATGAATGCGCAGCAATTTAAAGCTCCTTTTGTAACGGCGGAAGGCTGGGGTACGTATAGTCAGGAAAAAGGGCGGCACAGCCTGCAACTGAAATATGGTGTGTTGCAGCTGCAAACCTTATGCTTCCCGCATAAGGGAGCAAAGCAGGTATTGTTGGGAGATAAGAAAACGCCGGTGCCGTTCAGCGAAACAAACAGTGAGGTGGTGATTCAATTGGCAAAGCCCGTGCGGGTGGAAGCCGGCCAAACTTTTTATATCACCATTGTTTAA
- a CDS encoding alpha/beta fold hydrolase — MPVLHHSDYQAPFLLQNRHMLTIYPSLFRRVNPVAYRRERITTPDDDFLDLDFSSNGNDRVVLILHGLEGDSRRKYVLGMVHIFNNAGFDTVSMNFRGCSGEPNKQLRFYHSGETGDLHTVVQYLVSLKKYKAIHLVGFSLGGNVLLKYLGEQGKGAVGVIRSAVAISVPCDLKGSSAELEKKHNIVYMQRFIRDLGYKLKLKQALYPDNINLDNYTSIRSFRQFDDRYTAPMHGFRDALQYWEACSSRRFLEHIRVPALLINAKDDPFLGRDCFPYNMAADSPYFFLETPQQGGHVGFVRFGDDSYWSEKRALAFLQEEKLS; from the coding sequence ATGCCCGTGCTTCATCATTCAGATTACCAGGCGCCTTTTCTACTGCAGAACCGCCATATGCTTACCATTTATCCTTCGCTGTTCCGAAGGGTGAACCCCGTTGCCTATAGGCGGGAGCGGATCACTACGCCTGATGATGACTTCCTGGACCTGGATTTCAGCAGCAACGGGAACGACCGGGTGGTACTTATCCTGCATGGACTGGAAGGCGACTCCCGCCGCAAGTATGTTCTGGGCATGGTACATATTTTCAACAATGCAGGATTCGATACCGTGTCTATGAACTTCCGCGGTTGCAGTGGAGAACCTAATAAACAGCTGCGTTTTTATCACAGTGGGGAAACCGGCGATCTGCACACCGTAGTGCAATACCTGGTGTCGTTGAAGAAATATAAGGCCATTCACCTCGTTGGTTTTTCGTTGGGGGGAAATGTGTTGCTGAAATATCTGGGGGAACAGGGGAAAGGGGCAGTGGGCGTGATTCGCTCAGCCGTGGCCATTTCTGTGCCCTGCGATCTGAAGGGCAGCTCTGCAGAGCTCGAGAAGAAACACAATATCGTTTACATGCAGCGCTTCATCCGGGATCTGGGGTATAAGCTGAAATTGAAGCAGGCTCTATATCCTGATAATATCAATCTTGATAATTATACCTCCATCCGTTCTTTCCGCCAGTTCGATGACCGCTATACCGCTCCCATGCATGGTTTCAGAGATGCCCTGCAATATTGGGAAGCGTGCAGTTCCCGCCGTTTCCTGGAACACATCCGGGTACCGGCATTACTCATCAATGCGAAAGACGATCCATTCCTCGGCCGCGATTGTTTCCCCTACAATATGGCGGCGGACAGCCCGTATTTTTTCCTCGAAACCCCGCAACAGGGTGGCCATGTGGGCTTCGTCCGTTTCGGCGATGATAGTTACTGGTCAGAAAAAAGAGCGTTGGCTTTTCTTCAGGAGGAAAAATTATCCTGA
- the lepB gene encoding signal peptidase I, with protein MNFSFSNIRQAKEGVGKKSKIRDWAEAVLFAVVAATLIRTFIFEAFVIPSSSMERTLLINDYIFVSKISYGPRIPMTPLAIPFTHHTLPFTRSVKPYSTAVQWPYRRLPGFSSIKRNDVIVFNYPCGDTVLKDKNGHEEDYYSMMKLGPDYVRKNYEPPITRPVDKRENWIKRCIAVAGDTLQIMDGVVYINGQAQELPRYAKARYLVTMKDTLPLNDRLLEKMKIDKKLRRTRFPGTYMYYLTAADADTLRTMGGKAERQLNTYPDARIFPFDTKRFEWNEDCLGPIYVPAKGGTVILDSLTLPLYRRIIETYEHNRLTIDGDKIFINGVATNSYTFKMNYYWMMGDNRNESTDSRFWGFVPEDHVVGKAWVIWMSFGEHGVRWRRLFSSIR; from the coding sequence ATGAACTTTTCTTTCAGCAACATAAGACAGGCGAAAGAAGGCGTCGGGAAGAAGTCAAAAATCAGGGATTGGGCGGAAGCTGTTCTCTTTGCAGTAGTAGCAGCCACGCTGATCCGTACCTTTATTTTTGAGGCTTTTGTTATCCCCAGTTCTTCCATGGAAAGAACCCTGCTGATCAACGATTATATATTTGTGAGTAAGATCAGCTATGGCCCGCGTATTCCCATGACGCCACTGGCGATACCTTTTACCCATCATACACTGCCCTTCACCCGCAGCGTGAAGCCCTATTCTACAGCGGTACAGTGGCCTTACCGGCGCCTGCCGGGATTCAGCAGTATTAAGCGGAATGATGTAATCGTATTCAATTATCCCTGCGGGGATACTGTGTTGAAAGACAAAAACGGGCATGAAGAAGACTACTACAGCATGATGAAACTGGGACCGGATTATGTGCGCAAGAATTACGAACCTCCCATTACCCGGCCTGTGGATAAAAGAGAGAACTGGATCAAGCGCTGCATTGCTGTTGCAGGCGATACGCTGCAGATCATGGATGGCGTGGTGTATATCAATGGCCAGGCACAGGAACTGCCGCGCTATGCGAAAGCCCGTTACCTGGTGACTATGAAGGATACCCTGCCATTAAACGACCGGCTGCTGGAGAAAATGAAGATAGATAAGAAATTGAGAAGAACCAGATTCCCGGGAACGTATATGTACTACCTGACTGCCGCGGATGCAGATACACTGCGGACGATGGGCGGAAAAGCGGAACGGCAGCTCAATACCTACCCTGATGCCAGGATCTTTCCGTTCGATACAAAACGCTTCGAATGGAATGAAGATTGTTTAGGCCCCATTTATGTACCGGCAAAAGGCGGTACTGTAATCCTGGATTCGCTTACACTGCCACTTTACAGGCGTATCATTGAAACCTATGAACACAACCGGCTTACCATAGACGGAGATAAGATCTTCATCAACGGCGTTGCTACCAACAGCTATACTTTCAAAATGAATTACTACTGGATGATGGGGGATAACCGTAATGAATCCACAGATTCGCGCTTCTGGGGATTTGTACCGGAAGACCATGTGGTAGGGAAGGCATGGGTGATTTGGATGAGCTTCGGAGAGCATGGTGTCCGGTGGAGGAGATTATTTTCTTCTATCCGGTAA